The following proteins come from a genomic window of Miscanthus floridulus cultivar M001 chromosome 2, ASM1932011v1, whole genome shotgun sequence:
- the LOC136535608 gene encoding UDP-glucuronate:xylan alpha-glucuronosyltransferase 2-like isoform X1, whose product MGVITAGEAVCKSPVRTSIIVKMNAAFLAFFLFAYLALLLHPKYSDILDQGATSLVRCTFRDSCPPPSSTTQLSRKLGGVAANKVAAAERIVIVNASRAPAMFDELRGRLRMGLVNIGRDELLALGVEGDAVRVDFERVSETFRWSDLFPEWIDEEEDDEGPSCPELPMPDWSRYADGGDVDVVVASVPCNRSAPGWNRDVFRLQVHLVAAQVAARKGRRDGTGAVRVVLRSQCEPMMDLFRCDEAVGREGDWYMYRVDVQRLEEKLRLPVGSCNLAMPLWGSGGIQEVFNASSELATSSWSDGRPRREAYATVLHSSDTYLCGAIVLAQSIRRAGSTRDLVLLHDHTVSKPALRALTAAGWTPRRIKRIRNPRAARGTYNEYNYSKFRLWQLSDYDRVVFVDADILVLRSLDALFAFPQLTAVGNDGSLFNSGVMVIEPSACTFDALIRDRRTIRSYNGGDQGFLNEVFVWWHRLPRRVNYLKNFWANTTGERALKERMFRADPAEVWSIHYLGMKPWTCYRDYDCNWNVADQRVYASDEAHARWWQVYDQMGDTMRGPCRLSERRKVEIAWDRHVAEEIGYADQHWKINITDPRKWD is encoded by the exons ATGGGGGTGATCACCGCCGGGGAGGCCGTCTGCAAGTCCCCGGTGCGGACCTCGATCATCGTCAAGATGAACGCCGCGTTCCTCGCCTTCTTCCTCTTCGCCTACTTggcgctcctcctccaccccAAGTACTCGGACATCCTCGACCAGGGCGCCACCTCCCTCGTCCGCTGCACCTTCCGCGACTCCTGCCCGCCGCCGTCGTCCACGACCCAGCTCTCACGGAAG CTGGGAGGCGTGGCGGCTaacaaggtggcggcggcggagcgcATCGTGATTGTGAACGCGAGCCGCGCGCCGGCCATGTTCGACGAGCTCCGTGGCCGTCTTCGGATGGGCCTTGTGAACATCGGGCGCGACGAACTGCTGGCGCTGGGCGTGGAGGGCGACGCGGTGCGCGTGGACTTCGAGCGCGTCTCCGAGACGTTCCGGTGGTCGGACCTGTTCCCGGAGTGgatcgacgaggaggaggacgacgagggcCCGTCCTGCCCGGAGCTCCCGATGCCGGACTGGTCCCGGTACGCCGACGGCGGCGACGTGGACGTGGTGGTGGCGTCGGTGCCGTGCAACCGCAGCGCGCCCGGGTGGAACCGCGACGTGTTCAGGCTGCAGGTGCACCTGGTGGCGGCGCAGGTGGCGGCGCGGAAGGGCCGGCGCGACGGCACGGGGGCCGTGCGCGTGGTGCTGCGGAGCCAGTGCGAGCCCATGATGGACCTGTTCCGCTGCGACGAGGCCGTGGGACGGGAGGGGGACTGGTACATGTACAGGGTCGACGTGCAGCGCCTGGAGGAGAAGCTCCGCCTGCCCGTGGGGTCCTGCAACCTCGCTATGCCGCTCTGGGGATCAGGAG GGATCCAGGAGGTGTTCAACGCGTCGTCGGAGCTGGCGACGTCGTCGTGGTCGGACGGGCGTCCCCGGCGCGAGGCGTACGCGACGGTGCTGCACTCGTCGGACACGTACCTGTGCGGCGCGATCGTGCTGGCGCAGAGCATCCGTCGCGCGGGGTCCACCCGGGACCTGGTGCTCCTCCACGACCACACGGTGTCGAAGCCGGCGCTCCGCGCGCTGACGGCGGCCGGCTGGACCCCTCGCCGGATCAAGCGCATCCGCAACCCGCGCGCGGCGCGGGGCACCTACAACGAGTACAACTACAGCAAGTTCCGGCTGTGGCAGCTGTCCGACTACGACCGCGTGGTGTTCGTGGACGCCGACATCCTGGTGCTCCGCAGCCTGGACGCGCTGTTCGCTTTCCCGCAGCTCACGGCGGTGGGCAACGACGGCTCCCTCTTCAACTCCGGGGTGATGGTGATCGAGCCGTCGGCGTGCACGTTCGACGCGCTCATCCGGGACCGCCGGACCATCCGGTCGTACAACGGCGGCGACCAGGGGTTCCTGAACGAGGTGTTCGTGTGGTGGCACCGGCTTCCGCGGCGGGTGAACTACCTCAAGAACTTCTGGGCCAACACCACGGGTGAGCGCGCGCTCAAGGAGCGGATGTTCCGGGCGGACCCGGCCGAGGTGTGGTCCATCCACTACCTGGGGATGAAGCCCTGGACGTGCTACAGGGACTACGACTGCAACTGGAACGTGGCGGACCAGCGGGTGTACGCCAGCGACGAGGCGCACGCCCGGTGGTGGCAGGTGTACGACCAGATGGGGGACACCATGCGCGGGCCTTGCCGCCTCTCGGAGCGGAGGAAGGTGGAGATCGCCTGGGACAGGCACGTCGCCGAGGAGATCGGATACGCGGACCAGCACTGGAAGATCAACATCACGGATCCAAGGAAATGGGACTGA
- the LOC136535608 gene encoding UDP-glucuronate:xylan alpha-glucuronosyltransferase 2-like isoform X2, with amino-acid sequence MFDELRGRLRMGLVNIGRDELLALGVEGDAVRVDFERVSETFRWSDLFPEWIDEEEDDEGPSCPELPMPDWSRYADGGDVDVVVASVPCNRSAPGWNRDVFRLQVHLVAAQVAARKGRRDGTGAVRVVLRSQCEPMMDLFRCDEAVGREGDWYMYRVDVQRLEEKLRLPVGSCNLAMPLWGSGGIQEVFNASSELATSSWSDGRPRREAYATVLHSSDTYLCGAIVLAQSIRRAGSTRDLVLLHDHTVSKPALRALTAAGWTPRRIKRIRNPRAARGTYNEYNYSKFRLWQLSDYDRVVFVDADILVLRSLDALFAFPQLTAVGNDGSLFNSGVMVIEPSACTFDALIRDRRTIRSYNGGDQGFLNEVFVWWHRLPRRVNYLKNFWANTTGERALKERMFRADPAEVWSIHYLGMKPWTCYRDYDCNWNVADQRVYASDEAHARWWQVYDQMGDTMRGPCRLSERRKVEIAWDRHVAEEIGYADQHWKINITDPRKWD; translated from the exons ATGTTCGACGAGCTCCGTGGCCGTCTTCGGATGGGCCTTGTGAACATCGGGCGCGACGAACTGCTGGCGCTGGGCGTGGAGGGCGACGCGGTGCGCGTGGACTTCGAGCGCGTCTCCGAGACGTTCCGGTGGTCGGACCTGTTCCCGGAGTGgatcgacgaggaggaggacgacgagggcCCGTCCTGCCCGGAGCTCCCGATGCCGGACTGGTCCCGGTACGCCGACGGCGGCGACGTGGACGTGGTGGTGGCGTCGGTGCCGTGCAACCGCAGCGCGCCCGGGTGGAACCGCGACGTGTTCAGGCTGCAGGTGCACCTGGTGGCGGCGCAGGTGGCGGCGCGGAAGGGCCGGCGCGACGGCACGGGGGCCGTGCGCGTGGTGCTGCGGAGCCAGTGCGAGCCCATGATGGACCTGTTCCGCTGCGACGAGGCCGTGGGACGGGAGGGGGACTGGTACATGTACAGGGTCGACGTGCAGCGCCTGGAGGAGAAGCTCCGCCTGCCCGTGGGGTCCTGCAACCTCGCTATGCCGCTCTGGGGATCAGGAG GGATCCAGGAGGTGTTCAACGCGTCGTCGGAGCTGGCGACGTCGTCGTGGTCGGACGGGCGTCCCCGGCGCGAGGCGTACGCGACGGTGCTGCACTCGTCGGACACGTACCTGTGCGGCGCGATCGTGCTGGCGCAGAGCATCCGTCGCGCGGGGTCCACCCGGGACCTGGTGCTCCTCCACGACCACACGGTGTCGAAGCCGGCGCTCCGCGCGCTGACGGCGGCCGGCTGGACCCCTCGCCGGATCAAGCGCATCCGCAACCCGCGCGCGGCGCGGGGCACCTACAACGAGTACAACTACAGCAAGTTCCGGCTGTGGCAGCTGTCCGACTACGACCGCGTGGTGTTCGTGGACGCCGACATCCTGGTGCTCCGCAGCCTGGACGCGCTGTTCGCTTTCCCGCAGCTCACGGCGGTGGGCAACGACGGCTCCCTCTTCAACTCCGGGGTGATGGTGATCGAGCCGTCGGCGTGCACGTTCGACGCGCTCATCCGGGACCGCCGGACCATCCGGTCGTACAACGGCGGCGACCAGGGGTTCCTGAACGAGGTGTTCGTGTGGTGGCACCGGCTTCCGCGGCGGGTGAACTACCTCAAGAACTTCTGGGCCAACACCACGGGTGAGCGCGCGCTCAAGGAGCGGATGTTCCGGGCGGACCCGGCCGAGGTGTGGTCCATCCACTACCTGGGGATGAAGCCCTGGACGTGCTACAGGGACTACGACTGCAACTGGAACGTGGCGGACCAGCGGGTGTACGCCAGCGACGAGGCGCACGCCCGGTGGTGGCAGGTGTACGACCAGATGGGGGACACCATGCGCGGGCCTTGCCGCCTCTCGGAGCGGAGGAAGGTGGAGATCGCCTGGGACAGGCACGTCGCCGAGGAGATCGGATACGCGGACCAGCACTGGAAGATCAACATCACGGATCCAAGGAAATGGGACTGA